From the Pyrenophora tritici-repentis strain M4 chromosome 5, whole genome shotgun sequence genome, the window CCTTTGCGTGCGTCAGCACTTTGGCCGCACCAGCCAGACTACCGGGCCTCTTGAGAATCTGCCATATCTCCGCCACCTTCTCCGCCGCAGGGCGCTCCGCGTCGCGCGCCTCCTGCTCCGCAAACATGCGGTTGAACACGGGGTCTGAGAAGGCGACTTGGCAGCCCTGGCCCCAGAGAAACGGGATGTACGCTTCGTCTAGATCGCTAGGCCGCCACCCTATCATAAACGTGTCGAGTGTGACAACCAGCACTTTGTAGCCTGATGTCTTTGCACGGGAGAGTAGACTAGCGGTTAGTTCCTCGGCCTGGGGTTTCGGCCAGTAGAGCTGGTACCAGCGATCTCCCTCCGGTCCGTTCGCCGCAGCGACTTGCTCGATGCTGCGCGTTGCGGCGGTGGAGAGTATCATGGGGACTTTTACAGCGGCGCAGGCACGCGCTGTGGCTTCTTCCGCGTCCGGGTGCAGGATCTCTTGCACGCCGATGGGGGCGACGAGCAAGGGGCTGGGGTATTTTTGCCCGAAGAGCGTGACTGACATGTCGCGGCGGGTGGCTTGCACGAGCATCCAGGGTCGCAGCCGGTACCGCGAGAAGGCGGAGAGGTTGGCTGTGTAGGTTGATTCGCTGCTGGCGGAGCCGGAGACATAGAGGAAGTTTGGTAAGGGGACTGCGGCGCGTGCAGCTGCTTCCCATTGTGCAGGTTTGGTCGAGTATTTGGGGGGGTGGAGGGCGCCGTAGATTTCTCGTTGGTAGGCTACGTGGGATTCTGGATTGGGCTCTTGGTATGTTGTGCCAGAGTCGGTTTTTGTGGGTAGTGGTTTGGTGTCTGCCATGTTGGATGGTGTGTGTTTTGTTGAGGTTTTACGCTGGCTCAATTGATCGTTTTCAATGCTGCTTCTTATGATGAAGCTCTCGGTTTTGCAAGTTTTCCGAATGCCGGTTATTTGGTTGTTGGAGGAGTGACGCGTAGATCCGACGGACGTGGAGGTGGAGAATGATCGACGATGCCGAGGTCCCCATTGCGCTAAAAGCGGCAGCACGTCCAGCCACGTACTTGATAGGGAAAGACGAGCCTGGTGTATACATGATGGTATTTTCTCGATGATCTGTCAGTGACAGTTTCATGTATACTCCTAGCGGAGATTAGGATTGATTCTATTGTCTCCTGCGATATCGTGTAGCCTCCAGTCCACGCCTTACAGCACAATACTGACCTGTGGGTAATCCGCGGAGCTAAAACAAGCACCACAGACCACCAGAATTTTCAACAATGCCATCTCTTCTTGCTCAAATGTGTATACTCGGAAGACCTGCTGGCTTCAAACACGAATTCCGACCCACCTTTGGGCAGGAACGAGGGTTTGAAGTCCTCACCGCCTGCCGTGGGCGTCGCCAACTAACGAAGAAAAACATCAGTTCTTACAGTAATCACCCCGTCACTTGAACATTCAACGCAGTCAACGCTTCATTTTTATATCGTCAAGACATCATGCCTCGTCCTACTTGGGGCTCCATAACGGCAGTCATCGTAGCAGTATCATCGTTTTATTTCAGCCACGTCCTGATAAACCTTTCATTGTCCTATCCGTTTTGCTCCACGCTGTGTCCGAATTCTGTCCGGAACAGTAGCTCTGAACGCCTCGGAAGACCTTATCATTCGAGCTGGAATTCGTGGTGGCATCCGC encodes:
- a CDS encoding LldD, L-lactate dehydrogenase (FMN-dependent) and related alpha-hydroxy acid dehydrogenase, whose translation is MADTKPLPTKTDSGTTYQEPNPESHVAYQREIYGALHPPKYSTKPAQWEAAARAAVPLPNFLYVSGSASSESTYTANLSAFSRYRLRPWMLVQATRRDMSVTLFGQKYPSPLLVAPIGVQEILHPDAEEATARACAAVKVPMILSTAATRSIEQVAAANGPEGDRWYQLYWPKPQAEELTASLLSRAKTSGYKVLVVTLDTFMIGWRPSDLDEAYIPFLWGQGCQVAFSDPVFNRMFAEQEARDAERPAAEKVAEIWQILKRPGSLAGAAKVLTHAKVMKKAMFFTSVLASGSYRDWGDLQVLRKYWDGPIVLKGIQTLEDAQRAVECGMDGIVVSNHGGRQLDGAIASLDALAEIGADDCIKSSGLSILFDSGIRTGSDVLKALALGAKAVLVGRPYAYGLAMGGEEGVKHVLNCMLADTDNSLANLGKRNLGEITREDLRVMQQPAKL